From one Lycium ferocissimum isolate CSIRO_LF1 chromosome 7, AGI_CSIRO_Lferr_CH_V1, whole genome shotgun sequence genomic stretch:
- the LOC132065783 gene encoding glucan endo-1,3-beta-glucosidase, acidic-like isoform X2, which translates to MRVYDPIPETLTALKESNIGIILDVPNENLQALTDPQAATDWVNANIMSYSSNVKFKYISVGNEISPGNVAKAKFAPFLLPALQNVQQAITTFHLQDQVKVTTSIETGMLTSTYPPSHSVFRNDAISFIKPIIEFLKQNQSPLLANIYPYYGYKANPDRIPLPYALFTQQKPDPSGYQNLFDAMLDAVYYAVEKAGGDNIEIVVAESGWPSDGGGVGVSMDNAATYYRNLISHVKSTSGTIHKPGKAIETYLFAMFDENVKIGGETEKHFGVFYPDKTQKYNLTF; encoded by the coding sequence ATGAGAGTCTATGATCCAATTCCTGAAACACTTACTGCTCTCAAGGAAAGTAATATAGGCATCATTCTTGACGTTCCAAATGAAAATCTTCAAGCATTGACAGATCCTCAAGCAGCTACAGATTGGGTCAACGCCAACATTATGAGTTATTCCTCAAATGTCAAGTTCAAATAtataagtgttggaaatgaaatatcTCCTGGCAATGTTGCAAAAGCCAAATTTGCTCCATTCCTTCTTCCTGCATTGCAAAATGTGCAACAAGCCATAACGACGTTTCATCTGCAGGATCAAGTGAAGGTCACAACAAGTATAGAGACCGGGATGTTAACAAGTACATACCCACCGTCTCATTCAGTGTTTCGCAACGATGCTATCAGTTTCATCAAACCGATCATTGAGTTCTTGAAACAGAATCAATCGCCTTTGCTGGCAAATATTTATCCATATTATGGTTATAAAGCCAACCCTGATCGTATTCCACTCCCTTATGCACTTTTTACACAACAAAAACCCGACCCATCGGGCTATCAAAATCTATTTGATGCTATGTTGGATGCAGTATATTATGCAGTTGAGAAAGCTGGTGGAGATAACATAGAGATTGTTGTTGCTGAAAGTGGATGGCCATCTGATGGTGGTGGTGTTGGAGTAAGTATGGATAATGCTGCGACTTATTATAGGAATTTGATTAGTCATGTGAAGTCAACATCAGGAACTATACACAAGCCCGGAAAGGCTATAGAAACTTATTTGTTTGCTATGTTTGATGAAAATGTGAAGATAGGAGGAGAGACTGAGAAGCATTTTGGAGTGTTCTATCCTGATAAAACTCAGAAGTATAATCTTACCTTCTAG
- the LOC132065783 gene encoding glucan endo-1,3-beta-glucosidase, acidic-like isoform X1, translating to MMTTLSVFVLAGMLILTCLEIIEAQSIGVCYGRNGNNLPSAQDVVNLYKANDITNMRVYDPIPETLTALKESNIGIILDVPNENLQALTDPQAATDWVNANIMSYSSNVKFKYISVGNEISPGNVAKAKFAPFLLPALQNVQQAITTFHLQDQVKVTTSIETGMLTSTYPPSHSVFRNDAISFIKPIIEFLKQNQSPLLANIYPYYGYKANPDRIPLPYALFTQQKPDPSGYQNLFDAMLDAVYYAVEKAGGDNIEIVVAESGWPSDGGGVGVSMDNAATYYRNLISHVKSTSGTIHKPGKAIETYLFAMFDENVKIGGETEKHFGVFYPDKTQKYNLTF from the exons ATGATGACTACTTTGTCCGTCTTTGTACTTGCTGGTATGTTAATATTGACATGCCTTGAAATAATAG AGGCACAGTCTATTGGAGTGTGTTACGGGAGAAATGGGAATAACTTACCATCAGCCCAAGATGTTGTAAATCTTTATAAAGCAAATGACATAACAAACATGAGAGTCTATGATCCAATTCCTGAAACACTTACTGCTCTCAAGGAAAGTAATATAGGCATCATTCTTGACGTTCCAAATGAAAATCTTCAAGCATTGACAGATCCTCAAGCAGCTACAGATTGGGTCAACGCCAACATTATGAGTTATTCCTCAAATGTCAAGTTCAAATAtataagtgttggaaatgaaatatcTCCTGGCAATGTTGCAAAAGCCAAATTTGCTCCATTCCTTCTTCCTGCATTGCAAAATGTGCAACAAGCCATAACGACGTTTCATCTGCAGGATCAAGTGAAGGTCACAACAAGTATAGAGACCGGGATGTTAACAAGTACATACCCACCGTCTCATTCAGTGTTTCGCAACGATGCTATCAGTTTCATCAAACCGATCATTGAGTTCTTGAAACAGAATCAATCGCCTTTGCTGGCAAATATTTATCCATATTATGGTTATAAAGCCAACCCTGATCGTATTCCACTCCCTTATGCACTTTTTACACAACAAAAACCCGACCCATCGGGCTATCAAAATCTATTTGATGCTATGTTGGATGCAGTATATTATGCAGTTGAGAAAGCTGGTGGAGATAACATAGAGATTGTTGTTGCTGAAAGTGGATGGCCATCTGATGGTGGTGGTGTTGGAGTAAGTATGGATAATGCTGCGACTTATTATAGGAATTTGATTAGTCATGTGAAGTCAACATCAGGAACTATACACAAGCCCGGAAAGGCTATAGAAACTTATTTGTTTGCTATGTTTGATGAAAATGTGAAGATAGGAGGAGAGACTGAGAAGCATTTTGGAGTGTTCTATCCTGATAAAACTCAGAAGTATAATCTTACCTTCTAG